A genomic stretch from Pirellulaceae bacterium includes:
- the aspS gene encoding aspartate--tRNA ligase, with translation MLRTHTCGDLRLADESNQATLCGWVDSYRDHGGTIFIDLRDRYGKTQIVFGPESGDALLEQSRSLRSEDVIQVTGVITARPEGTKNPKLETGDIELRSTALEVLNKCLNAPFVPTQQDLPGEDLRLKHRYLDLRRPAMQQTLVTRSRIIKTMRDYFEEHNFVDVETPILGRSTPEGARDYLVPSRVHTGSFFALPQSPQLYKQILMMSGYDRYVQVARCFRDEDLRADRQPEFTQLDMEMSFVEMEDVIQMIDGLVARLAKQLLDLDVTLPLPRMTYDEAMERFGHDAPDLRYGMELIDCTDLAAQAEFRVFRGVAESGGRVRGINAKGAAANYSRKDIDQLTDYVVQDFGAKGLAWFKVDADGKLTSPIAKNFSDELLAQFKIRLEAEPGDFLLISADQWNVTCRVLNGLRRRLAADLKLYDPNAMNFSWVVEFPMFDFDSEEERWVAMHHPFTAPRPQDISLLDSDPAKARAVAYDLVINGAEAGGGTIRIHDNDVQSKVFDLLGMDAETAQERFGFLLDALQMGAPPHGGIALGIDRFVMLFAGLESIRDCIAFPKTQRATDLMTGAPSSVDLKQLRELGIRAGQGQEK, from the coding sequence TTGTTACGCACTCACACCTGCGGCGACTTACGCCTCGCTGATGAATCTAATCAGGCCACGCTTTGCGGTTGGGTAGATAGCTACCGTGACCACGGTGGAACCATCTTCATTGATCTGCGAGACCGCTATGGAAAAACGCAGATCGTGTTCGGTCCAGAAAGCGGCGACGCGCTCCTCGAACAAAGCCGATCATTGAGGTCCGAGGATGTCATTCAGGTCACCGGAGTCATTACGGCAAGACCGGAAGGCACCAAGAATCCCAAACTTGAAACGGGCGACATCGAGCTGCGGAGCACGGCGCTTGAGGTTCTGAACAAGTGCCTGAATGCTCCCTTCGTACCAACTCAACAGGATCTGCCCGGTGAGGACTTGCGGCTGAAACACCGCTACTTGGACCTGCGACGTCCAGCAATGCAACAGACGCTAGTAACACGTAGCCGAATCATTAAGACGATGCGTGACTACTTCGAAGAACACAACTTCGTCGACGTCGAAACACCAATACTTGGTCGGAGCACGCCCGAGGGTGCACGAGACTACCTCGTGCCGAGCCGAGTGCACACGGGCTCGTTTTTCGCGCTGCCGCAGTCACCCCAGCTCTACAAACAAATCCTGATGATGTCCGGGTACGACCGTTATGTCCAGGTAGCTCGTTGCTTCCGCGATGAAGATCTACGTGCTGATCGCCAACCGGAATTCACCCAATTAGATATGGAAATGTCCTTCGTCGAGATGGAAGATGTGATCCAGATGATCGACGGACTGGTTGCGCGGCTCGCTAAACAGTTGCTTGATCTCGACGTCACGCTGCCGCTGCCACGCATGACTTATGACGAAGCGATGGAACGTTTCGGCCACGACGCGCCTGATTTGCGATATGGCATGGAATTGATCGACTGCACCGACTTGGCAGCTCAAGCCGAATTCCGTGTTTTCCGCGGTGTTGCTGAGAGTGGTGGTCGAGTTCGAGGCATCAACGCCAAAGGCGCGGCTGCCAATTACTCTCGAAAAGATATTGACCAGCTGACGGATTACGTCGTGCAAGATTTTGGCGCTAAAGGACTCGCCTGGTTTAAGGTCGATGCGGACGGCAAACTCACATCGCCGATTGCGAAGAATTTCAGTGACGAACTGCTTGCCCAATTCAAAATACGACTGGAAGCGGAACCAGGCGATTTCCTCTTGATCAGCGCCGACCAATGGAATGTTACCTGCCGCGTGCTAAATGGGCTCCGCCGCCGCTTAGCGGCTGATCTCAAGCTCTATGACCCGAATGCGATGAACTTTTCCTGGGTCGTCGAATTTCCCATGTTCGATTTTGACAGCGAAGAAGAACGTTGGGTCGCGATGCACCATCCATTTACCGCTCCTCGCCCGCAAGACATCTCACTGCTTGACAGCGATCCAGCCAAAGCACGTGCCGTCGCATATGATCTCGTGATTAATGGAGCGGAAGCTGGAGGAGGAACGATCCGGATTCACGACAACGATGTTCAATCGAAAGTGTTTGATCTGCTAGGTATGGATGCAGAAACGGCCCAAGAGAGATTCGGCTTTTTGCTTGACGCACTACAGATGGGAGCCCCCCCGCATGGCGGCATTGCCCTCGGCATCGATCGGTTTGTGATGCTTTTTGCCGGCCTCGAGAGCATTCGTGACTGCATCGCCTTCCCCAAAACTCAGCGAGCCACCGATTTAATGACCGGCGCGCCGAGTTCCGTCGATCTCAAGCAATTACGCGAGTTGGGTATTCGCGCCGGCCAAGGTCAGGAAAAATAG
- the miaA gene encoding tRNA (adenosine(37)-N6)-dimethylallyltransferase MiaA: MNDLALDPNLEINRCWFLTGPTASGKTRIGIELAKILDAEIISMDSMAIYRGMDIGTAKPTVDERNAISHHLVNIVDPDELYSVSDYVDAAQLCIQKIRARGKQVLFVGGTPLYLKSLLRGTFVGPPADEEFRQAVAEEIKQVGIAALHTRLQQVDPLSAAKFHPNDVRRIVRALEVHKATGQPISHLQLQFDQARSAEECRVFVLNWPRPELHHRINDRVDRMFAAGLVEEVQQLESQNQQLGRTAQQAVGYAEVISFLAGEIELDFTIHRTKSRTRQFAKRQITWFRSLDECRWLAQSKTQSPLEMAETIVADGTDS, translated from the coding sequence ATGAATGACCTTGCTCTGGATCCGAATCTTGAAATCAACCGCTGCTGGTTCCTGACAGGACCTACCGCAAGTGGAAAGACCCGTATTGGCATCGAACTAGCAAAAATTCTCGATGCGGAAATCATCTCAATGGACTCCATGGCCATCTATCGGGGGATGGACATTGGCACCGCAAAACCGACCGTCGACGAACGCAACGCGATTTCTCACCACCTAGTCAACATCGTCGATCCGGATGAACTTTACAGCGTTTCTGATTATGTCGATGCGGCACAGCTGTGCATCCAGAAAATTCGAGCACGAGGCAAACAAGTCTTGTTTGTCGGTGGGACTCCCCTCTACCTGAAGAGCTTACTCCGTGGCACGTTTGTGGGCCCTCCCGCTGATGAGGAATTCCGACAGGCTGTCGCGGAAGAGATCAAACAAGTTGGGATCGCTGCCTTGCACACCAGGCTGCAACAAGTGGACCCGCTCTCGGCGGCCAAATTCCACCCCAATGATGTCCGACGAATTGTCAGAGCTCTGGAAGTCCACAAAGCCACCGGCCAACCGATCAGCCACCTGCAATTACAGTTTGACCAGGCCCGCTCGGCGGAGGAGTGCCGCGTCTTCGTGCTCAACTGGCCTCGCCCCGAACTCCATCATCGAATTAACGACCGAGTAGATCGCATGTTTGCCGCCGGTCTGGTTGAGGAAGTCCAACAATTGGAGTCCCAAAACCAGCAATTAGGACGTACTGCCCAACAAGCCGTCGGCTACGCCGAAGTGATTTCGTTCCTTGCAGGAGAAATAGAACTCGACTTCACGATCCATCGCACCAAAAGCCGCACAAGACAGTTTGCCAAACGTCAAATCACTTGGTTTCGCAGCCTGGACGAATGTCGCTGGCTTGCTCAATCGAAAACACAGAGCCCGCTCGAGATGGCTGAGACAATTGTTGCGGACGGTACTGATTCGTAA
- a CDS encoding phosphoribosyl-ATP diphosphatase, whose amino-acid sequence MASSADILERLMMIIEDRRDNPPERSYTTALFQGGTDKIGRKISEEAAEVVEAAGKVEEGDHQHLVYESADLIYHLFVMLGYHNVSLSEVAHELARRFGTSGLDEKESRSPNTES is encoded by the coding sequence ATGGCTTCCTCGGCAGATATTCTAGAGCGGCTCATGATGATTATCGAGGATCGTCGTGACAATCCGCCTGAACGATCTTATACAACGGCTCTCTTTCAGGGGGGGACTGATAAGATTGGGCGGAAGATTAGCGAAGAAGCGGCGGAAGTGGTGGAGGCTGCGGGGAAGGTCGAAGAGGGGGATCACCAACACCTCGTCTACGAGTCAGCCGATTTAATTTACCATTTGTTCGTGATGCTCGGTTATCACAACGTATCGCTTTCAGAGGTCGCCCATGAATTGGCTCGTCGCTTCGGCACGTCCGGTCTTGACGAAAAAGAATCGCGGTCGCCAAATACAGAGAGTTAA
- the hisG gene encoding ATP phosphoribosyltransferase, with protein MSNLRIGIPSKGRLSDLASELLRQGGLSFRRQDRSLFARVREVPVDITFLRTDDIPVLCAEGAIDMGITGSDIVTEHGADVTTCLKLGVGKCRLAVCVPEDSSIQQASDLDGCRIASTFPRATERFLADHQAKARLVRLSGSVEIMIALGVADAIVDLVETGSTLAANRLRVMDEIGQYETVLIQSPHCEQRELADRVVRRLEGVVIARSYSLLEYNLPRDRLEKAELITPGFNSPTINPLEDASWCAVRVMVPQKDVIGVMEQLETLGASAILETKIGNCRL; from the coding sequence ATGAGCAATCTACGTATTGGAATCCCAAGTAAAGGGCGATTGAGTGATCTGGCATCCGAACTGTTGCGGCAGGGCGGGTTGAGCTTCCGTCGCCAGGACCGCAGCCTGTTTGCCCGCGTCCGTGAGGTGCCGGTTGACATCACGTTCTTGCGCACCGATGACATTCCCGTGCTCTGTGCCGAAGGCGCCATCGATATGGGGATCACCGGGAGCGATATCGTGACGGAGCACGGAGCGGATGTGACGACCTGTTTGAAACTTGGCGTTGGCAAATGTCGCCTGGCCGTATGCGTCCCGGAGGATAGCTCAATCCAACAGGCGTCTGACCTGGATGGTTGTCGCATTGCCTCGACTTTTCCGCGGGCGACGGAACGTTTTTTGGCGGATCATCAGGCCAAGGCTCGCCTCGTGCGGTTGTCGGGGTCGGTGGAGATCATGATTGCCCTCGGAGTTGCCGACGCGATCGTTGATCTGGTGGAAACCGGCAGCACTTTGGCGGCGAATCGTTTGCGGGTGATGGACGAAATTGGGCAATACGAAACCGTCCTCATTCAGAGTCCTCACTGCGAACAACGGGAATTGGCCGACCGTGTGGTGCGTCGACTTGAAGGGGTGGTGATTGCTCGCAGTTACTCTTTACTCGAATATAACCTGCCACGAGATCGCTTGGAAAAGGCCGAATTGATTACTCCTGGGTTCAATTCACCCACAATCAATCCGTTGGAAGATGCGTCCTGGTGCGCCGTACGAGTGATGGTTCCGCAGAAGGACGTGATCGGAGTGATGGAACAGTTGGAAACGCTAGGTGCGTCGGCGATCCTCGAAACGAAAATCGGTAATTGCCGTCTCTAG